In Zingiber officinale cultivar Zhangliang chromosome 1A, Zo_v1.1, whole genome shotgun sequence, a genomic segment contains:
- the LOC122032577 gene encoding 40S ribosomal protein S5-like, whose amino-acid sequence MAIQQQEVKLFNRWSFDDVEVSDMSLADYIAVTPPKHATYLPHTAGRYSAKRFRKAQCPIIERLTNSLMMHGRNNGKKLMAVCIIKHAMEIIHLLTDANPIQIVVDAIINRGSTPRSCKPRGSFRSPTTGGLRPRSRSWRVLLSVPALP is encoded by the exons ATGGCGATCCAGCAACAGGAGGTTAAGCTCTTTAATCGCTGGTCGTTCGACGATGTCGAG GTCAGTGACATGTCTCTTGCTGATTACATCGCTGTGACTCCTCCAAAACATGCTACATACCTTCCTCATACTGCTGGAAGATATTCTGCTAAGAGGTTCCGCAAGGCTCAGTGCCCAATTATTGAAAGACTTACCAATTCTTTGATGATGCATGGCCGGAACAATGGAAAGAAGCTTATGGCTGTCTGCATAATTAAACATGCTATGGAAATTATTCATTTGCTTACTGATGCAAATCCAATCCAAATTGTGGTTGATGCGATCATTAACAg AGGGAGCACGCCGCGCTCATGCAAGCCCAGAGGAAGTTTCAGATCGCCCACTACGGGAGGACTCCGGCCAAGATCGAGGAGTTGGCGGGTTCTATTGAGTGTCCCGGCATTGCCATGA